The Nostoc sp. PCC 7524 nucleotide sequence TAGCCCCACTATTAGTATCTGCTCAAGCGATCGCTCAAGAGAAAAATCTGGAATTGATTGCAGATATTCCCCGAAATTTACCTTTAGTAAAAGCAAATATTAAAGCTTTACAAGAGGTATTGAGTAATATCATGGATAATGCCATTAAATATACACCCCCAGGTGGCAATATTTACATACAATTAGGACGAGAAAAAGCTAATTTACAAGGCATTGCTATTAGTGATACTGGCCCTGGAATTCCCCCAGAAGATTTAGCCCATCTTGGTGAGAGACATTACCGGGGAGTACAAGCGCAAACAGAAATTCCCGGCACAGGTTTAGGAATCGCGATCGCTAAACAATTAATTGAGCAAATGCAAGGTGAAATCGAAGTTTTCAGCCCTGCAATTAATTGGGCGATCGCTTCACCTGATGCGCCGGGAACAACTGTGATTATTTGGTTGCCTATTAGTCAATAGTCATTAGTTATTGGGTTAATGATTGAGAAGTATAGTTGATCGTAGTTTAAAAAACCAATTCTTTACACCAATCACCCTATCTTATCTATTAACTATCTCAATGAAACTTGTAAATTCTGATTAATAGTCATTTGTAAGTCGGTGTCTGGGTCGATAGCGATTAAATCAACGCTATTTCTGCCAAAGAATAAGCCAATTAAACCACCAATAGCAGCACCGCCTAAAACTTCTTCCGTGGCAACGGCGCGATCGCCTGTAACCGCAGATACAGCAGCAGCAGCACCTGCACCTAAAACAGTATTCTTGAGAATTGTACCGGTGCTAGTACCTTTTCTAACGGTTTCTGTTTTGGTAATGACCTCAGAAGTGGCGCTGATGTCGTACTCTTGACCTGTAGTTAAAACCAGTTTGTTAGCAACGAATTGAGAACCACCCTGTGCAGGTCTGAGTTGACCGATTACTTGACTACCAGCCGGAACAACTACAGCACCTTCTTGGGTGATGACATTTTGTTCTACTGTAAGTGTCAAGGGTGCTGTTTCATCTTTTGTCACCAGGATTTTTTCTGCCTTGTCGTACTTCACTGGGATAACTGTTCCTTGAGGAATTGTTACCGCTATAGGTGTAGGGGTTGTGGTTTGAAGAGCCACGATATAGGGAGAGTTAATAGCTGAGGCTTGATTGGAACTAACTAATGCTTGGTAGATAAAAGCTGCTACCTGGGCGCGGGTAGCAGTGGCGGTGGGATTTAAAAACCTGACATTGGGGTAATTAACGACGATTTTTTGCTCTGTGGCGGCAGCGATGGGGCTACGAGCATAACCAGCTATATTATTGGCATCGTTGAAATATTGCAGAGTGCTTTCAACGTTAGCACCGGGATTATATTGTAGTCCGTTGGCGAGGGAAACTAAAACTTGCTGTCGGGGAATGGCTTGGTTTGGTTCAAAGCGGTTGCCGGGATAACCTGACAAGAAACCGATGGTATAGGCTTGCTGAATCGCACTATATCCCCAATAGTTGGTAGGTACGTCTACAAATCTAATAGCTTGCCGTTGTGGTGCTTTTTGGAAAGCTTTATTGACCATTGCGGCAAATTGAGCGCGAGTTACTGGTTCTTCTGGGCGGAAACTACCATCAGGAAACCCAGCAATGACACCACGTTGTGATAATTCTCGAATAAAAGGTGCTGCCCAATAGTTAGATGAAACATCAAAAAAGGTATTTTGAGCAAAGGATGGAGCAGCTACAACAAAAGGTGCGACAGTTCCTGCTGTGACACTTAAAGCCATGAGTGCAGCTGTGCCAGATTGCCAACGATTTAAATTAAACATATACTTTATTGCCTCACACAATTATTTGTTTTCTTGTTAAATCCTTAGACAAAAATATACAATAAAAAGTTTCTACTATATCTATATTGTGGGAAATATTTTTTACGCAAGTATGTCAGACAAAATGAGTATTTATATTATGAAAAATCTGCAATAAGTAATAGAATATTTGCTGATATCAAAGCTGTAAGGTTAATGAAAGAGGTCTAAGGATGTTGGGCTGTTATTTTTGAATAATTAATTGGGCAAAAATTAAGCGATCGCCTACTTACTCTGAGAATAGCGATCGCTGATGGGGGATAATGAATTTCACAACTAAAATTCAGTACGGGTTACTAGCGGATTAAATCCACATTCAAGTTAGTATTTAGTGATAGTCTTAAGTCTTGTTCTGGTCTAATCACGAAGA carries:
- a CDS encoding S-layer homology domain-containing protein; the encoded protein is MFNLNRWQSGTAALMALSVTAGTVAPFVVAAPSFAQNTFFDVSSNYWAAPFIRELSQRGVIAGFPDGSFRPEEPVTRAQFAAMVNKAFQKAPQRQAIRFVDVPTNYWGYSAIQQAYTIGFLSGYPGNRFEPNQAIPRQQVLVSLANGLQYNPGANVESTLQYFNDANNIAGYARSPIAAATEQKIVVNYPNVRFLNPTATATRAQVAAFIYQALVSSNQASAINSPYIVALQTTTPTPIAVTIPQGTVIPVKYDKAEKILVTKDETAPLTLTVEQNVITQEGAVVVPAGSQVIGQLRPAQGGSQFVANKLVLTTGQEYDISATSEVITKTETVRKGTSTGTILKNTVLGAGAAAAVSAVTGDRAVATEEVLGGAAIGGLIGLFFGRNSVDLIAIDPDTDLQMTINQNLQVSLR